The sequence TGCGAGGTGAAATACTCTCCAGTTGAGTTGGTGTCGGTTGTGTTTGAAGCAAGGCACTTTAACTCCTGTCTTTAAAGATGGGGCTTCTCCCCGAAGAAGCAAAGGTGCTCCCTCCACCTGGGATTGCGAACAGAAATTCAGTTTGGCTCGGCATGACTGGTTTGTTGACATCAATGCTGCACAACACTCTGAACCGAAGGCCTGCCCTGGTGTCCGGTGAGTGATATAgtgatagctaacgttagccacaATTGCTAGCTGCGGATTTTATTTTTATAAGTAAAGCGTACAGTCAATTTAGATTGATTCGAAAATTAATTGTTGAGTTATTGAAATAACAGCTGGTTGACACTTTAACAAACATGGTTGAATTAACGGTTGTTAACGTTAGCTTATCGTAAGGTAGCACTACAGGCAGACAGAAATGTTATATTGTCTTGAACGTTAAGTTAATGTCATTCAAGTTAGCGTTAtacgtcttataaacaaaataaacacatggtTCTTTCAAACCAAAGACCAGAGTTGGACGAGAGTGACCTGTGTTCAGCCCTTGGGCAATTCAAACCAAGTGAACGTGGGTGCTCTGTCTAGGCTACTCCAGAAGTCATATAATGTCACAATTACAAAAGAAATGCGCCAGGGTGGGTTGGAGTTTGGAGTACAGACATGCCACCTTTTCCGCCTACTCGGAGTTAGCAGGCCTGAAGGCCATTCACACCTACATTGACCCTGGATGTACATTGGTTCAACCCAGGTAGAGAGATGGGTTGCCAAACAACACTGGTCAAAGCCTTGGTGTGAAAGTGAAAGGAGTGTATTAGCCCTGTAGGGAGTCCATATTCTTTTTATTTGTAAAAGTGTCAGTGTTCACAATCAGCTAGTTTTGATAGCAAACTACCTAATGGTAAGGTAATGTGATGAGTGTGGCTTTAAAACAGACAATACAGTGTACCTGGTATTGTCATAAATCCTGACATCATTTGTTGTATTCCAGTAGGCTTAAATAATGTGATTAGTAGTATTGGCTGAATCGAATTGCTGCTTCCAATTGGCATGTGTAGTTCAGATGTATAGTCTACTCGGACTGGATTGCAAGTAAACATGTTTTCTCCTCTGAAGGTCTCCATCGGCACACCCTGCTTGCAACGGTGGGGTGGTTTGTTGGCTATCACGTCACCAAAATTGTGAATTACAAGCAAGCCAAACTGGACCGGGACATGATGTCATATATCCGATCCCACCCTGAAGAATTTCCTGAAAAAGGTAACCTCAAGTCTATGATTATCTCCcacattgttttgtattttgatgCATCTGAAGAGGCCATACTAAATATATGTTAAGTTTCTGACATTATGTCATTTCTGTCATTTTGTTTCTGCAGAGAGGAGGACATATGCTGAGATTGTGGAGCCTTTTCATGCAATCCGTTGATGCATCCAAGAATGCAAGTGTAGACGTTCCACGGATGGGTGTAGTCTACTGTTGTGTGATACACTGCTTCTAatacaatgtattatattatacgTCATATAAAGAATAAATATTGTTGTCCATATTTGGTCATTGTTTTGTACTATATGAGAGATATATGATATGTCAGATGTTGATTCATTTTGAATAGTACTGTGCAAAAGTCTTAGGCCCCTTACATCTGTTGCTTTACCAATGCTTCAAGGACCATATATTTACAGTACATACCACTGTTTTCATCAGAATAAGGAAATACGGTGTATGTACACAATATTTAAGAAACACAAAAcattcagttttttttctgGTTCCATTCTAATTTCAGTCTCAGGCCTCCACTGGATTTGTTTGGGGCATCCGTAGCCCACTGGATAGGGAATCCGAAAGGTGGCCGGTTTGATCCCTGACTGGTAgggaaaatgtgggtggggggagtgattgaacagctctctcccacatccacggatgaggtgcccttgagcaaggcacctaacccccaactGCTCCCCGGGTGCCAGGATTTAGGCTGCCCACTGttctgggtgtgtatgtgtgctcctagTGTGTTCACTgcactgagggtgtgtgtgcgtgtttgaatgggtgtacactttgtatgtgagtgtgttgtacACTACCCCGGATGGgtgaaatgcagagaacaaattccTTATAAGTATACTTGGCCCATAAACCTCATTTACATTAACACTGTTATAATGACGAATCTTGCAAAGGGGAAGCTTTGAAAG is a genomic window of Alosa sapidissima isolate fAloSap1 chromosome 15, fAloSap1.pri, whole genome shotgun sequence containing:
- the ndufc2 gene encoding NADH dehydrogenase [ubiquinone] 1 subunit C2: MGLLPEEAKVLPPPGIANRNSVWLGMTGLLTSMLHNTLNRRPALVSGLHRHTLLATVGWFVGYHVTKIVNYKQAKLDRDMMSYIRSHPEEFPEKERRTYAEIVEPFHAIR